One Thalassotalea atypica DNA window includes the following coding sequences:
- a CDS encoding polysaccharide biosynthesis protein → MIRRIDLIPAPFKFAIILGYDFSALCIAFFLSYFLRLGGDIYSFTLAELAVFTTTTIFTLGAFYVTDVYASIVRFFNAKASIKIIAILTLSACVCYLSAQVFDAFVPRSVPFSFLVLSAIMVAGARALVGFSIEEHLFDEREGVVIYGAGTTGRQLLTSLTTGNKYQVLAVVDQKARYHGRSVFGVKIYSPAEINQLIEKYGQFKVLIAVNQVNPARMKNIVDCLEPYALELLTVPSMYDIVSGKRTIDELREVSIDELLGREPVAPVDELLNANIEDKVVLVSGAGGSIGKELCRQIIKQKPTKLILLDVSEAFLYVVNQEIVELQTEFSSNIPVVPLIGNVQNGMLMTRIFKAHQVQTIYHAAAYKHVPMVENNVIAGITNNVLGTFEIAQAAVFCEVETFVLISTDKAVRPTNVMGATKRLAELILQGLAHRDHDTRFVMVRFGNVLGSSGSVVPLFKKQIKKGGPITVTHPDIIRYFMTIPEAAQLVIQAGAMGKGGDVFVLDMGKPVRIVDLAIKMTHLMGLTVKDESNPNGDISIEYSGLRPGEKLYEELLIDDHAKATTHRRILTASERSISWSEVMKLLNQLTDAMEEENVSAIRQLLMDAPLGYAPTDTQPEKQELESQKSAELNLKKLAFAT, encoded by the coding sequence ATGATCAGACGAATTGATCTGATTCCGGCTCCGTTTAAGTTTGCTATAATCTTAGGTTACGACTTTAGTGCGCTATGTATCGCTTTTTTCCTGTCTTATTTTTTAAGGCTTGGAGGAGATATATATAGCTTTACACTTGCTGAACTTGCCGTTTTCACAACAACCACAATATTTACATTAGGTGCTTTTTACGTCACTGACGTTTACGCATCTATTGTTCGATTTTTTAACGCAAAAGCCTCTATCAAAATCATCGCAATTTTGACTCTGTCGGCATGTGTTTGTTATTTGTCTGCGCAAGTATTTGACGCATTTGTACCTCGCTCGGTTCCTTTTTCCTTTTTAGTTTTATCCGCCATCATGGTTGCTGGAGCACGTGCATTAGTTGGTTTTTCAATCGAAGAGCATTTATTTGATGAGCGTGAAGGGGTTGTTATTTATGGAGCAGGAACAACTGGGCGTCAACTTTTAACATCTTTAACCACGGGCAATAAATATCAAGTACTTGCCGTAGTTGATCAAAAAGCCCGTTACCATGGTCGTTCTGTTTTCGGTGTTAAAATTTATTCTCCGGCTGAAATCAACCAGCTAATTGAAAAATATGGGCAGTTCAAAGTATTAATTGCGGTCAATCAAGTCAATCCTGCACGGATGAAGAATATTGTTGATTGCCTTGAGCCTTATGCTCTTGAGCTATTAACCGTCCCTTCAATGTATGACATCGTATCAGGCAAAAGGACGATCGATGAACTTCGAGAAGTTTCAATAGACGAGCTGTTAGGCCGAGAACCGGTGGCTCCCGTTGATGAGTTGCTCAATGCTAACATAGAAGATAAGGTCGTTTTAGTCTCTGGGGCTGGTGGGTCAATCGGTAAAGAGCTATGTCGTCAAATTATTAAGCAAAAACCAACTAAGTTAATCCTACTTGATGTCAGCGAAGCATTTTTATACGTTGTCAATCAGGAGATAGTTGAACTTCAAACTGAGTTTTCAAGCAACATTCCCGTCGTCCCACTCATTGGCAATGTGCAAAATGGCATGTTAATGACGCGAATTTTTAAAGCACATCAAGTGCAAACCATTTATCATGCAGCGGCGTATAAACACGTACCAATGGTTGAAAACAATGTCATAGCCGGCATCACTAACAATGTATTGGGCACTTTTGAAATTGCCCAAGCAGCAGTATTTTGTGAGGTTGAAACCTTCGTCTTGATCTCTACAGATAAAGCGGTTCGGCCGACCAATGTTATGGGTGCCACGAAGCGACTTGCTGAGCTGATATTGCAAGGTCTCGCCCACAGAGATCATGACACGCGCTTTGTTATGGTGCGCTTTGGTAATGTACTTGGGTCGTCTGGCTCTGTTGTTCCACTCTTTAAGAAACAAATTAAAAAGGGCGGTCCAATTACAGTAACGCACCCCGACATTATTCGCTATTTTATGACCATTCCTGAAGCAGCTCAGCTAGTTATTCAAGCAGGCGCTATGGGTAAAGGCGGCGATGTTTTTGTGTTGGACATGGGGAAACCTGTTCGCATCGTTGATCTTGCAATTAAGATGACGCATTTAATGGGACTCACCGTGAAAGATGAATCGAATCCTAACGGAGATATTAGTATTGAATATAGCGGTTTACGCCCGGGCGAAAAGCTTTATGAGGAGCTCTTAATCGATGATCATGCAAAAGCGACCACACACCGACGTATTTTAACGGCAAGTGAACGATCAATCAGCTGGAGCGAAGTAATGAAGTTACTCAACCAATTGACCGACGCTATGGAAGAGGAGAATGTCTCGGCAATCAGACAACTACTGATGGATGCGCCTCTTGGCTATGCACCAACGGATACTCAACCAGAAAAACAAGAACTTGAGAGCCAAAAAAGTGCCGAACTCAATTTAAAAAAATTGGCATTCGCCACTTAA
- a CDS encoding MltA domain-containing protein, with the protein MTPIRVLLLLATISFTAQSIAQPKFTKVLPPEFSGNLTFDTGALCKVAGNTLDYINRHENDRYAVHGGEMLNNNISLERVKRTLAFICKTAQEDLVTGRVARLTDPRFLKENFEFVHWLPDKEKANTVAKKSTNQVKRRLLSNIPEQQIFLTKYYTKLLKGSEQQTPKYTQALYALPFDEQGVSIEEASKRQSSLTRYRYTRQQVIQGALLKNNLAKPLVWISEEALHDVLLQGTGVLEVNGQTRYFNVHRNNGIAYDYHIGKREQARYWYFAEVPSIMGYGQKIDEKIALAPHVSVAGNIKQLGLGKLFLLQYQTNGADVSRLAILADEGGAFDDNLFQLDLLVDSYYGWKDYHQANKHLSDYASAWIMVLKQ; encoded by the coding sequence ATGACACCAATAAGAGTGCTGTTGTTATTAGCAACAATTAGCTTCACCGCACAAAGCATAGCCCAGCCAAAATTTACCAAAGTGTTGCCACCTGAATTTTCAGGTAATTTAACCTTTGATACAGGTGCTTTATGTAAAGTAGCGGGAAATACGCTTGACTATATTAACCGCCATGAAAATGATCGTTACGCGGTGCATGGCGGGGAAATGCTTAACAATAATATAAGCCTTGAACGTGTTAAACGTACCCTTGCTTTCATATGCAAGACAGCTCAAGAAGATCTAGTCACGGGACGCGTTGCACGATTAACAGACCCTCGATTTCTAAAGGAAAATTTTGAGTTTGTGCATTGGCTTCCTGATAAAGAAAAGGCGAATACTGTAGCGAAAAAGAGCACCAACCAAGTCAAACGTCGCTTACTGAGTAATATTCCTGAGCAGCAAATATTTTTGACAAAGTATTACACAAAGCTGTTAAAGGGAAGTGAGCAGCAAACGCCTAAGTACACACAAGCACTTTATGCGTTACCGTTTGATGAACAAGGAGTCTCTATTGAGGAAGCGAGCAAGCGCCAGTCATCATTAACTAGGTATCGGTATACAAGACAGCAGGTGATACAAGGCGCACTGTTAAAAAATAACTTGGCAAAGCCACTGGTGTGGATTAGTGAAGAAGCATTGCACGATGTATTGTTACAGGGAACAGGTGTGCTTGAAGTCAATGGTCAAACGCGTTATTTCAATGTACATCGTAATAATGGTATCGCCTATGACTACCATATCGGTAAGCGAGAACAAGCGCGTTATTGGTATTTTGCTGAAGTGCCTAGCATCATGGGTTATGGTCAAAAAATTGATGAAAAAATTGCCTTGGCGCCGCATGTTAGTGTTGCTGGTAACATCAAACAACTCGGACTAGGTAAGCTATTCTTGCTTCAATATCAGACTAACGGTGCAGACGTTAGCCGACTGGCGATATTGGCTGATGAAGGCGGTGCATTTGATGATAACTTGTTTCAACTTGACTTACTGGTTGATAGTTATTACGGATGGAAAGATTATCATCAAGCCAATAAGCACTTGTCTGATTATGCAAGTGCTTGGATTATGGTACTTAAACAATAA
- a CDS encoding DegT/DnrJ/EryC1/StrS family aminotransferase yields the protein MLNSPFSPWPSFTDEETAAVTRVLQSNKVNYWTGQEGRQFEHEFANFTDSKHAIAVANGTLALDLALNALDIGAGDEVIVTPRTFIASISTIINAGAIPVFADVDLVSQNITADTIAPVLTDNTKAIMCVHLAGWPCDMDSIMSLANKHNLLVIEDCAQAHGATYKGRSVGSIGHVGCWSFCQDKIITTGGEGGMLTTNDEQLWRKAWAFKDHGKSYAAVYEKQHPPGYRWLHESFGTNWRLTEMQSAIGRIQTKRMPQWTKLRNQYASQIFAICEQFDWLVVDTPASYITHAYYKCYVRVAADKLPKHWTRDTVIDQLTSLGIPSFSGSCSEVYRENAFNNTPYRPAYRLKNAKELGETSLMFLVHPTLTEQEISKVCRALTQVDEKVTQLIDTM from the coding sequence GTGCTCAATTCCCCCTTTTCGCCATGGCCTAGTTTTACAGATGAAGAAACGGCCGCTGTAACGCGCGTTCTACAATCAAATAAAGTGAATTATTGGACAGGACAAGAAGGTCGACAATTTGAACATGAATTTGCCAATTTCACCGACAGTAAACACGCTATTGCCGTCGCCAATGGCACACTAGCGTTAGATCTTGCCCTTAATGCTTTAGATATTGGTGCGGGAGATGAGGTCATAGTCACACCTAGAACCTTTATTGCGTCAATTAGTACCATCATTAATGCAGGGGCTATCCCTGTCTTTGCGGATGTTGACCTAGTTAGTCAAAACATTACCGCAGACACAATAGCGCCCGTACTAACAGATAACACCAAAGCGATCATGTGCGTCCACCTAGCGGGCTGGCCCTGCGATATGGACTCTATAATGTCATTAGCAAATAAGCATAATTTATTAGTGATTGAAGATTGTGCTCAAGCTCATGGTGCTACATATAAGGGGCGTTCAGTAGGCAGTATCGGTCACGTCGGTTGCTGGTCTTTTTGCCAAGATAAAATCATCACCACCGGCGGTGAAGGAGGCATGCTGACCACTAATGATGAACAGTTATGGCGTAAAGCATGGGCCTTTAAAGATCATGGTAAGTCTTATGCTGCGGTGTATGAGAAACAACATCCCCCAGGTTACCGTTGGCTACACGAGTCTTTTGGTACAAACTGGCGATTAACAGAAATGCAATCAGCCATTGGCCGCATTCAAACGAAGCGGATGCCTCAATGGACCAAATTAAGAAACCAGTACGCTAGCCAAATTTTTGCTATCTGCGAGCAATTTGACTGGCTAGTGGTTGACACGCCAGCTTCCTATATTACCCATGCATATTACAAATGCTATGTGCGTGTCGCTGCAGATAAATTACCGAAACACTGGACGCGAGATACCGTAATTGATCAACTTACCAGCTTGGGTATTCCAAGTTTTTCTGGTAGCTGCTCCGAAGTCTATAGAGAAAATGCGTTTAACAATACGCCGTATCGACCGGCATACAGGCTGAAAAATGCAAAAGAGTTAGGTGAAACCAGTCTGATGTTTTTGGTGCACCCCACGTTAACCGAACAAGAAATCAGCAAAGTTTGTCGTGCGTTAACGCAAGTTGACGAAAAAGTCACTCAACTTATTGATACGATGTAA
- a CDS encoding acyl-CoA thioesterase — protein MPQNNIVEFRFLAEPTDVNFGGKVHGGMVMKWIDQASYACAAQWSKHYCVTVSANAIRFIRPILVGQLITVEARIVHTGKTSMHIYVVVRAVDPKAEKAAITNRCFITFMAVDDAGFPVSVPSFTPENKEDIQLEQVAIQGKEFAQQLDKDFGEKLGWK, from the coding sequence ATGCCACAAAATAATATTGTCGAGTTTCGTTTTTTAGCCGAGCCTACCGATGTCAATTTTGGCGGCAAAGTCCATGGCGGTATGGTGATGAAGTGGATTGACCAAGCGTCATACGCTTGTGCTGCCCAGTGGAGCAAACACTACTGTGTCACGGTATCAGCCAATGCCATTCGATTCATTCGCCCCATTTTAGTGGGACAGCTTATTACAGTGGAAGCGCGCATTGTTCATACCGGTAAAACAAGTATGCATATTTATGTTGTCGTTCGTGCTGTCGATCCTAAAGCTGAAAAGGCTGCTATTACAAACCGCTGCTTTATTACCTTTATGGCGGTTGATGATGCTGGTTTTCCCGTATCTGTCCCTTCGTTTACCCCTGAAAATAAAGAAGATATCCAACTAGAACAAGTAGCGATACAAGGTAAAGAGTTTGCTCAACAACTGGACAAAGATTTTGGAGAGAAGTTAGGGTGGAAATAG
- a CDS encoding sugar transferase encodes MLKRCFDFLVSLVSLIILLPILLVLALLVRINLGSPIIFSQARPGLNGEVFNMFKFRSMTSECDATGELLPDAVRLTKFGKFLRASSMDELPGLWNVLIGKMSLVGPRPLLVEYLPLYNKQQARRHKVKPGITGWAQANGRNNLSWAEKFDLDVWYVENQSFGLDIKILFLTVYKVVKRSDISAQGEATMTKFTGNN; translated from the coding sequence ATGCTTAAACGATGCTTTGATTTTTTGGTTTCACTTGTGAGTTTAATAATACTGCTCCCTATATTATTGGTACTGGCACTTTTAGTTAGAATCAATTTAGGTAGCCCAATTATTTTCAGCCAAGCTCGACCTGGTCTCAATGGCGAAGTTTTTAATATGTTCAAATTTAGATCGATGACCAGTGAATGCGATGCAACTGGTGAGCTGCTACCTGACGCAGTGCGTTTGACAAAATTTGGCAAGTTTTTACGTGCATCAAGCATGGACGAATTACCTGGCCTTTGGAATGTACTTATCGGAAAAATGAGCTTAGTGGGACCACGTCCATTACTCGTAGAGTATTTGCCGCTTTACAATAAACAGCAAGCGAGAAGGCACAAGGTTAAACCCGGTATTACAGGCTGGGCACAAGCTAATGGCAGAAACAACCTGTCGTGGGCTGAAAAATTTGACCTAGATGTGTGGTATGTTGAAAACCAATCTTTTGGGTTAGATATCAAAATCTTGTTTTTAACCGTATATAAAGTCGTCAAACGCAGCGACATCAGTGCGCAGGGTGAAGCAACCATGACAAAATTTACAGGTAACAACTAA
- a CDS encoding OmpA family protein, with protein MGITKKNRLTALLSSSLLVTSLSISAAEQPLGADLVGQYFGGIHLMNIQTDNERTLTEDPRSYMDQGNGVGGEIGYRWLPSTELRLSYGQFDLDSAHKGFNEPDGATLAMDVLFFPTEKNFYVIGGVNNLDIGQSQISGNLGAGYRHYFSQNNAFYIESKANYQFSERYDELTTQVGFIHFFGSNEQTARVKQNKKVVAASDSDKDGVVDNRDRCPGTPMVDKVDAAGCTIFVDDKTSIELLVKFDHDKDIIKPEFYAEVAAMADFLNANKNIALVIEGHTSSLGSAEYNKALSLKRANAIVKRLISTHSVKAGQLSVLGYGEEQLINPENTQAAHAQNRRVMANISVSKRVPVKR; from the coding sequence ATGGGAATAACAAAAAAAAATAGACTAACGGCGTTACTTTCATCATCTTTGCTTGTAACTAGCCTAAGCATAAGTGCAGCAGAGCAACCGTTAGGGGCCGACCTTGTCGGCCAATACTTTGGTGGTATTCATTTGATGAATATCCAAACGGATAATGAGCGCACGTTGACTGAAGACCCCCGCTCATATATGGATCAAGGTAATGGCGTTGGCGGCGAAATCGGCTATCGTTGGCTCCCTTCAACAGAGCTAAGGCTTTCCTACGGTCAATTTGACTTAGACAGTGCCCATAAAGGATTTAATGAACCCGATGGCGCGACACTAGCAATGGATGTTTTATTCTTTCCTACAGAGAAAAATTTCTATGTGATCGGTGGTGTCAATAATTTAGATATTGGTCAATCACAAATTTCCGGTAATCTCGGTGCGGGGTATCGACACTATTTTTCGCAAAATAATGCGTTTTATATCGAGTCGAAAGCAAATTATCAATTTTCTGAACGTTATGATGAATTAACCACTCAAGTTGGCTTTATTCACTTTTTTGGAAGCAATGAGCAAACAGCCCGTGTAAAACAGAATAAGAAAGTTGTCGCTGCGAGCGACTCAGACAAGGATGGTGTTGTTGACAACCGAGACCGATGTCCCGGTACGCCGATGGTGGATAAAGTTGATGCCGCAGGTTGTACAATATTTGTGGATGATAAAACAAGTATTGAATTATTGGTCAAATTTGATCATGACAAAGATATTATTAAACCTGAGTTTTATGCAGAAGTCGCAGCAATGGCTGACTTCTTAAATGCCAACAAAAATATTGCTTTAGTCATTGAGGGGCATACGTCTAGCCTTGGTAGCGCTGAGTATAATAAGGCGCTATCTTTAAAACGTGCTAATGCTATTGTTAAGCGCTTAATTTCAACTCATAGCGTAAAAGCAGGGCAATTATCAGTTTTAGGGTATGGGGAGGAGCAATTGATCAATCCTGAAAATACTCAAGCAGCGCATGCACAAAATCGAAGAGTGATGGCTAATATTAGTGTGAGTAAGAGAGTTCCTGTTAAACGTTAA
- a CDS encoding acetyltransferase: MKRLAIIGAGGHGKVVADCAEKADEYDEIFFIDAIYPNTTQVLHWHIKASSEDWQKYINSADFVVAIGNNETRLRLTKELIERNANVVSIIHPSAQVSSYSTIGQGTVIFANAVINCSTELGIANIINTSATVDHDCKIGDGSHVCPGAHIAGGVNLGKHCWVGIASAIIQCVNITNNVTIGAQACVLNNISASGTYVGTPTQKIK; encoded by the coding sequence ATGAAAAGATTGGCTATCATCGGTGCTGGCGGACACGGAAAAGTGGTCGCAGACTGCGCAGAAAAAGCTGATGAATATGATGAAATATTCTTTATTGATGCAATCTACCCAAATACAACACAAGTACTACATTGGCATATCAAAGCTAGTAGTGAAGATTGGCAAAAATATATCAACTCGGCAGATTTTGTCGTTGCGATTGGTAACAATGAGACTCGATTGCGATTAACGAAGGAATTAATTGAGCGAAATGCAAACGTAGTATCAATAATTCATCCGTCAGCACAAGTAAGTTCCTATAGCACCATTGGGCAAGGCACGGTCATTTTTGCTAATGCTGTCATAAATTGTTCAACGGAGCTTGGCATTGCCAACATCATCAACACAAGTGCAACCGTTGATCATGACTGCAAAATAGGTGATGGCAGCCATGTTTGCCCTGGCGCTCATATCGCGGGCGGCGTTAATCTCGGCAAACACTGCTGGGTTGGAATTGCCAGTGCGATTATCCAATGCGTTAATATCACCAATAACGTAACAATCGGCGCACAAGCTTGTGTCCTTAACAATATCTCAGCGTCAGGCACATACGTCGGTACGCCTACTCAAAAAATTAAATAG
- a CDS encoding glycosyltransferase family 4 protein — MRILYFHQHFSTPKGATGIRSYEMAKALVAKGHQVTMVCGSYKGGNTGIAVPFSNGKRQGLVDGIEVIEFELDYANEQSFLKRTTTFLSFAFKSIKVALTAKYDLLFATTTPLTAALPGIFAKILRRKPFVFEVRDLWPELPKAMGVISNPIILAAMGALEWIAYKLADAHIALSPGIEQGIVRHLSATYQSRNDIALIPNGCDIDIFSQAEAHWQPEQIENDDFVAIFSGTHGIANNLNSVLDVAAKLKINDIKQVKIILIGQGKLKEQLKARAENEHLDNVIFLEPVNKQKLAQLMKRADVGLQVLADIPAFYYGTSPNKFFDYISASLPVINNYPGWVADLINSHHCGIAVKANDPESFAQALITLSEDRVLHKKMSDNAFTLASAQFSRSLLAEKFVAQLEKVAYKNA, encoded by the coding sequence ATGAGAATACTGTATTTCCATCAACATTTTTCAACACCAAAAGGTGCAACCGGCATTCGCTCCTACGAAATGGCCAAAGCGTTGGTGGCCAAGGGACATCAAGTCACGATGGTGTGTGGGTCATACAAAGGCGGAAACACTGGCATAGCTGTACCGTTTAGCAATGGCAAACGTCAAGGGCTTGTCGACGGTATTGAAGTGATCGAATTTGAACTTGATTATGCCAATGAACAAAGCTTTTTGAAGCGAACGACGACTTTCCTTTCTTTTGCATTCAAAAGTATAAAGGTCGCTTTGACCGCAAAATACGATCTTCTATTTGCCACAACGACACCGCTCACCGCCGCCTTACCAGGCATTTTTGCGAAGATACTTAGACGAAAGCCATTTGTGTTTGAAGTGAGAGATTTGTGGCCAGAGTTACCTAAAGCCATGGGCGTAATATCAAACCCCATTATTTTGGCTGCAATGGGGGCGCTAGAGTGGATTGCATACAAATTAGCGGATGCCCATATAGCGCTATCGCCTGGCATAGAACAAGGTATTGTTAGACACCTTAGTGCCACCTATCAATCCAGAAATGATATAGCTTTGATCCCTAATGGCTGCGACATTGATATTTTTTCTCAAGCAGAAGCGCATTGGCAACCCGAGCAAATTGAAAATGATGATTTTGTCGCGATTTTTTCAGGCACACACGGCATCGCCAACAACTTGAATAGTGTTTTAGATGTTGCCGCTAAGCTAAAAATAAATGACATTAAGCAGGTAAAAATCATTCTCATTGGTCAAGGTAAATTGAAAGAACAACTGAAAGCCCGTGCGGAAAACGAACATCTCGATAACGTTATTTTCCTTGAGCCAGTTAATAAACAAAAATTGGCGCAACTTATGAAAAGGGCTGATGTAGGTTTGCAAGTACTTGCTGACATCCCTGCATTTTATTATGGCACGTCACCTAACAAGTTTTTTGATTATATTAGCGCTAGTTTACCCGTTATCAATAACTACCCAGGTTGGGTTGCTGATTTAATCAATTCGCACCATTGTGGTATTGCTGTAAAAGCAAATGACCCAGAATCTTTTGCCCAAGCACTGATTACATTGAGTGAAGATAGAGTTTTGCACAAAAAAATGTCTGACAATGCCTTTACACTTGCCAGTGCACAGTTTTCTCGATCACTTTTGGCCGAAAAATTTGTCGCCCAGTTAGAAAAGGTCGCCTATAAAAATGCTTAA
- a CDS encoding O-antigen ligase family protein, with protein sequence MIEKLDRAQFYCFLLLIFWVPIPLGSNRPWAWAIIEIVAFSLLALHMFLAIKQRKNITKKIREYLPLLIMYVSVLLWLLFQILPLPQSVLAFLSPNLKDVFSYSPDHLQTLSVDASETYVELLKSASYFCLMLLCLFLVTSEKRMKTLLVVMVLSGMFQAVYGTLQAQSGNAVSWVVQASNSAIATGSFIYKNHFANFLLLSLSIGIGLLVANLAKHRVENNKAKLRQAVAALLQGKAVLRIALALMVIGLVMSKSRMGNAAFFISMTFTGSIAFFYFKNRSKGLTYLLVSLLVIDTFILGAWFGIDKVKDRIEQTNLSQETRDEVNIEGLALIEKFPVTGSGAGSFYTIFPSVQSKEISYFYDHAHNDYLQFTIEYGIPAVVVLAVMVLSSLWHCFYAIRHRRHTLMKGTAFGCMMAIIGMLIHMTVDFNLQAPANAVYFVLILTLGWQSRYAFTSKQGNH encoded by the coding sequence ATGATAGAGAAACTGGACAGAGCACAATTTTATTGTTTTTTATTGCTGATTTTCTGGGTGCCTATTCCACTTGGCTCCAATCGTCCATGGGCATGGGCGATTATTGAAATTGTTGCTTTTTCATTACTAGCATTGCATATGTTTTTAGCAATCAAACAGAGAAAAAATATTACTAAGAAAATAAGAGAGTACCTTCCTTTACTCATCATGTACGTCTCTGTTTTGTTATGGCTCTTATTTCAAATACTGCCATTACCGCAAAGTGTGCTCGCTTTTCTTAGCCCCAATTTAAAGGATGTTTTTAGTTATTCTCCTGATCACCTGCAAACATTGTCTGTTGATGCTAGCGAAACTTACGTTGAATTACTTAAAAGTGCCTCTTATTTTTGCCTGATGCTCTTATGCCTTTTTTTGGTGACATCAGAAAAAAGAATGAAAACACTCCTCGTTGTCATGGTGCTTTCAGGCATGTTTCAAGCGGTATACGGTACATTGCAAGCTCAATCTGGTAATGCTGTTTCATGGGTGGTTCAAGCCTCCAATAGCGCTATTGCAACCGGGAGTTTTATTTATAAAAATCACTTCGCCAATTTTCTCTTATTGTCTTTATCTATCGGAATTGGCTTACTAGTCGCCAACCTTGCGAAACACCGTGTGGAAAATAATAAGGCCAAACTTCGACAAGCTGTTGCCGCGTTATTGCAAGGCAAAGCCGTATTGCGAATCGCACTAGCGCTTATGGTAATTGGTTTGGTTATGTCGAAATCTAGAATGGGAAATGCCGCTTTTTTTATCTCTATGACATTTACAGGCTCTATCGCATTTTTTTATTTTAAAAACCGGAGTAAAGGTTTAACTTATTTATTGGTTAGCCTACTTGTTATTGATACTTTTATTCTTGGTGCGTGGTTTGGTATCGACAAAGTTAAAGATAGGATAGAGCAGACCAATTTGAGCCAAGAAACCAGAGACGAAGTAAATATTGAAGGGTTAGCACTCATCGAAAAGTTCCCAGTCACTGGTAGCGGGGCGGGAAGTTTTTACACCATATTTCCTTCGGTGCAAAGCAAAGAGATCTCATATTTCTATGATCATGCTCATAATGACTATCTACAGTTCACCATTGAATACGGTATTCCTGCCGTTGTCGTATTGGCGGTTATGGTGCTGAGCAGTTTATGGCATTGCTTTTACGCGATTAGACACCGCAGGCACACATTAATGAAAGGGACAGCTTTTGGTTGCATGATGGCAATCATCGGTATGTTAATTCACATGACGGTGGACTTTAATTTACAAGCACCGGCCAATGCCGTCTATTTTGTTTTAATCTTAACGCTTGGTTGGCAAAGCCGTTATGCATTTACAAGCAAACAAGGCAATCATTAG